In Akkermansia muciniphila ATCC BAA-835, the genomic stretch GCCCGTACCGTCTGTATCTTCACCAACCAGATCCGTGAAAAAATCGGCGTCATGTTCGGCAATCCGGAAACCACTCCCGGCGGCCGCGCCCTGAAATTCTACGCCTCCGTACGTGTGGACATCCGCCGCATCGGCCAGATCAAGGGCAGCGACGGCGTCATAGCCGGGAACCGCACCAAAATCAAGGTAGTCAAAAACAAAGTGGCTCCTCCCTTCACGGAATGCGAATTCGACATCATGTACAATGAAGGCATCTCCTCCGTAGGCAGCCTGCTGGATCTGGCAACGGAATATGATATCATCCAGAAGCGCGGCTCCTGGATCAGCTATAACGGCAGCCAGATCGCCCAGGGCCGCGACGCCGCCAAGGAAGCTCTCAAATCCAACCCGGAGCTGTACGCGGAAATTGAAGAACAGGTCAAGGCCAAAATGGACGAGAAGACCGCCAAATAATCCCGCCTGATCCCGTTCCTTCACTGCCATTTCAGGGCGGCTCCCCTTCCCGGGAGCCGCTTTTTTCTCTCCGGAAACAGAAGCGCAAAAGAATCTTTCACGGAAACTTTTCCCTTGTGCGTCATGAAAAATCCGTTAGTCTGGATGCGATATCGTCCTATGTATCCGACCTCTCGCACATCATTTGCAGCCGTGCTCGGCATTGTGGGCATGTTTCTGCTGACGTTGTCCACGGCCTTCGGATGGAATCCGGAAATCATTAATGGAGTGCAGTATATTCCGATGTCCGAAGTGCGCACCCATTACAAACTGACCAGGGAACGCACGGAAGGGCGGCAGAAAGTTTACGAGGTGCCGGAAAAGATTCAAATCCGTATCCAGGCGCGCAGCCAGGAGATGTTCATGAACAACATGAAGTTCGTGCTATCCTATCCTGTGGCTGACCATCCCTCCAAGGGGCTGATGGTTTCCAATATGGACCTGCACAAAATCATTGACCCGGTTCTGCGCCCCACTTACATCGCCAACCGCCGCAGTTTCAACACAGTAGTCATTGATCCCGGCCACGGCGGCCATGACAGCGGCACGCGTAACCGCATCAGCAGGGAAGCGGACATCAACCTTTCTGTGGGCAAAAAGCTGCGCGACCGCCTCAAGGCCATGGGCTACCAGGTGGTCATGACCCGTGACACGGACAACTTCATTGCCCTTCAGGACCGCGTCCGCATTGCCAACAGGCACAATAATGCCATCTTCATCAGCATCCACTTCAATGACGGAGGCTCTTCTGCCCGCGGGGTGGAAACCTTCACGCTGGCGCCCGCGGGCACTTCCTCCTCCATGTCCCGCAATATCCGCCACGACGCCCTGCAGGGCAACGCCCAGGACAGCATGAACATCGCCCTGGCTACAGCCGTCCAGGGGCACATGCTGAAAGGACCGCTTGCCATTAAGGAGGGCATTTCCATGGTTGACCGCGGCATCAAGCGCGCGCGCTATTCCGTGCTGTGTACCATCAAGCATCCCGCCATTCTGGTGGAAGGCGGGTTCATGTCCAACCCGCAGGAGGCCCTGCTCATCGCCACGGAGCGTTATCAGAATTTCATGGCCTCTTCCCTGGCCGCCGCCGTGCACCAGTACCGCACCGCCCTGGGCCAGCAAGTGCGCAGAACGCGCTGAGTTCCCTAACTGTCCCGGGGCCTCCCTTCAGCAGCATGAACATCATCCGCATTCCCGGCCTGGCAGATTATCAGGAAACCTTGAGGCTCCAGGAACAACTGGTCCGGGCCCATCAGGAAGACCCGGACAGGGAAAACGAACTGTTGCTGCTGGAACATGCCGGAGTTTATACCATCGGGCGTACACGGAACCACGCCAGCCTGCACCCCGGTTCCGTACTTCCCTTTCCCGTTCATGAAATCAACCGCGGCGGCCAGGCTACCTACCACGGCCCCGGCCAGCTGGTCGGATACCCCATTACGGACCTGAACCGCTGCGGCAGGGATCTGCACCGTTACGTCACCACCCTGGAGAACACCCTGATTGAAACCTGTGCCCGGTTCGGCGTGCAGGCCCGCATCCGGGAAGGGCTGGTAGGGGTCTGGGTGGAAAACCGCAAAATAGCCTCCATCGGCGTCGGGGTGAAAAAGTGGATTGCCATGCACGGCTTCGCCCTCAATATAACCCGGAAATCCCTGCCTCCCTTCCTTGCTATTACCCCATGCGGCATCCAGGGCGTGCAAATGACCTGCCTGGAGGATGAAATGTCCTCCCCCCTGCCGGAAGGAAACCTGTTGAAATGTTTCGGAGACGTTTTTGCAGCACTATGGGAAGAAAAATTTAACCGGTCTTAAGGGGATTCGGAACGTGCGGAGGGCATGAAAACCATCCTTTCCTTAAAGGCGGAAAGGCCCCAAAGGCTGGAGAGAGGCCCGTTCAGACCATGAATGCAGAGGAAATGTTCAAAAAAACTCCTTATGTAAGACACAGACCGTGTCAGCAATACGTCCTTGCATCTTGACGCGGTTCCCGAACGGACGGATGCTTATGTCAGTTATGGGGAAAACGCTTTTCCAAAAAATCTGGGACGCTCATACCGTCGGCATCCTGCCGGATGGGAGAACGCAAATGTTCATCGCTACGCACCTGCTGCATGAAGTCACCTCTCCGCAGGCTTTCGGAATGGTCCGGGACCTGGGCCTGACTGTGCGCCACCCGGAACGCACCTTTGCCACTGTGGACCACATCATTCCCACAGACAACCAGGCGGAACCGTTCGCGGACGCCACGGCTGACGCCATGATCAGGGAACTGCGCCGGAACTGCGCTGAAAACGGCATCCGCTTTTTCGACCTCCCTACCGGGCTCCAGGGCATCGTGCATATGGTAGGGCCGGAACTCGGCATCACTCAGCCGGGCATGACTATCGTATGCGGAGACTCCCATACGGCCACCCACGGAGCCTTCGGTGCCATTGCCATGGGCATCGGCACCACGCAGGTGCGCGATGTGCTGGCTACGCAGACCCTGGCCCTCAGCCCGCTCAAGGTGCGCCGCATCAATGTGAACGGAAAGCTGGCCCCCGGCGTGCGCGCCAAGGATGTAGCCCTGCACATCATCGGCCTTCTGGGAGCCAAGGGCGGCCTGGGCTTCGCCTACGAATACGGAGGCGAGGTCATTGACGCCATGAGCATGGACGAACGCATGACCCTCTGCAACATGTCCATTGAAGGCGCGGCGCGCTGCGGTTACGTGAACCCTGACCGGACCACGGTGGAATACATCAAAGGACGCCTGTTCGCCCCCACCGGCGCGGACTGGGACAAGGCCGTGGAACGCTGGCTGGGCTTTGCTTCCGACGCAGATGCGGAATATGATGAAATCGTGGAAATTGACGGAGCTTCCATTGAGCCTACATTGACATGGGGCATTTCTCCGGACCAGAATACGGGCATCAGCGGCAGCACTCCCAACCCATCCGACGCAGCGGACGACGATGAACGGAAGATGATCAATGAAGCGCTGGAATACATGAAATTCCCCGCGGACATGCCTCTTAAGGGGCTGCCGGTTCAAGTGTGCTTCGTAGGTTCCTGCACCAATGGGCGCATTTCAGACTTCCGGGAAGTGGCCGCCCTCATCAAGGGTCGCCATGTGGCCCCCGGCATCAGGGCGCTGGCCGTTCCCGGCTCCCAGATGACTGCCCGGCAGTGTGAAGAGGAAGGCATCGCGGACATTTTCCGTGAAGCCGGCTTTGAATGGCGTCTGGCGGGTTGCTCCATGTGCCTGGCCATGAATCCGGACAAGCTCCAGGGTGACCAGCTCTGCGCCAGTTCCTCCAACCGGAACTTCAAGGGCCGGCAGGGAAGCCCCACCGGACGCACCCTGCTGATGAGCCCGGCCATGGTGGCCGCCGCTGCTCTGACCGGGAAAGTCTCCGATGCCCGCGAAGTGTTCTCCCTGAATTAACTTTCCAATTTTTTCCTTTATGTCTCTGACCCAATTCACCTCCATCACCGGCACCTGCGTTCCCGTTCCGGGACCGGACATGGACACGGACCGCATCATCCCTGCCCGCTTCCTTAAATGCATCACGTTTGACGAACTGGCGGGAGTCATGTTCTGGGACGAACGCTTCGACGAAAACGGACAATCCAAATCCCACCCGGTGGACGATCCCCGCTTCAAAGGGGCTTCCATCATTTTGGGCGGCTCCAACTTCGGCTGCGGCTCCTCCCGTGAGCATGCCCCGCAGACGATCAGGCGCTCCGGCATCAAAGCCGTCATTGCGGAATCTTTCGCGGAAATCTTTTTCGGCAACAGCACCGGCATCGGTTTGCCCTGCGTGTGCGCGTCTGCCGCCGACATTGCCGCTCTGGCCCGGCACATTTCCGATCACCCGGAAACGGAAGTGACGATTGACCTCCTGAACATGACAGCTTCCTGGAAGGAAGGCTCCTTCCCCATCCGGATGCCGGCGGAAGCCCGCGAAGCCCTGACCCGGGGCCGCTGGGATTCCATTGCGGAACTGCTTGTCAACATGGATGCCGTAGAAAAGAAAAACAAGGAACTGCCCCAGGTCGCAGCCTCCTGCTGATTCAGCATTCACCTCTTTCCTCCCCTTCTATCCCCCTTCCCCATATGATTTTCAGAATTACAGACTACGTCCACTACGGCACGCTGGACAACCGTGAACGCGGAACCGTCCGCCTTACGCTGCAGCTCATGGGGATGCCCCATCCGGTAAATATCACCCTGCAGGGGGACTGCCTCCAGGATCTGGCCGGTTGCGTGGTTGATTTCAGGAATCC encodes the following:
- a CDS encoding N-acetylmuramoyl-L-alanine amidase family protein — protein: MYPTSRTSFAAVLGIVGMFLLTLSTAFGWNPEIINGVQYIPMSEVRTHYKLTRERTEGRQKVYEVPEKIQIRIQARSQEMFMNNMKFVLSYPVADHPSKGLMVSNMDLHKIIDPVLRPTYIANRRSFNTVVIDPGHGGHDSGTRNRISREADINLSVGKKLRDRLKAMGYQVVMTRDTDNFIALQDRVRIANRHNNAIFISIHFNDGGSSARGVETFTLAPAGTSSSMSRNIRHDALQGNAQDSMNIALATAVQGHMLKGPLAIKEGISMVDRGIKRARYSVLCTIKHPAILVEGGFMSNPQEALLIATERYQNFMASSLAAAVHQYRTALGQQVRRTR
- the lipB gene encoding lipoyl(octanoyl) transferase LipB — encoded protein: MNIIRIPGLADYQETLRLQEQLVRAHQEDPDRENELLLLEHAGVYTIGRTRNHASLHPGSVLPFPVHEINRGGQATYHGPGQLVGYPITDLNRCGRDLHRYVTTLENTLIETCARFGVQARIREGLVGVWVENRKIASIGVGVKKWIAMHGFALNITRKSLPPFLAITPCGIQGVQMTCLEDEMSSPLPEGNLLKCFGDVFAALWEEKFNRS
- the leuC gene encoding 3-isopropylmalate dehydratase large subunit → MGKTLFQKIWDAHTVGILPDGRTQMFIATHLLHEVTSPQAFGMVRDLGLTVRHPERTFATVDHIIPTDNQAEPFADATADAMIRELRRNCAENGIRFFDLPTGLQGIVHMVGPELGITQPGMTIVCGDSHTATHGAFGAIAMGIGTTQVRDVLATQTLALSPLKVRRINVNGKLAPGVRAKDVALHIIGLLGAKGGLGFAYEYGGEVIDAMSMDERMTLCNMSIEGAARCGYVNPDRTTVEYIKGRLFAPTGADWDKAVERWLGFASDADAEYDEIVEIDGASIEPTLTWGISPDQNTGISGSTPNPSDAADDDERKMINEALEYMKFPADMPLKGLPVQVCFVGSCTNGRISDFREVAALIKGRHVAPGIRALAVPGSQMTARQCEEEGIADIFREAGFEWRLAGCSMCLAMNPDKLQGDQLCASSSNRNFKGRQGSPTGRTLLMSPAMVAAAALTGKVSDAREVFSLN
- a CDS encoding 3-isopropylmalate dehydratase small subunit; translated protein: MSLTQFTSITGTCVPVPGPDMDTDRIIPARFLKCITFDELAGVMFWDERFDENGQSKSHPVDDPRFKGASIILGGSNFGCGSSREHAPQTIRRSGIKAVIAESFAEIFFGNSTGIGLPCVCASAADIAALARHISDHPETEVTIDLLNMTASWKEGSFPIRMPAEAREALTRGRWDSIAELLVNMDAVEKKNKELPQVAASC